A DNA window from Jaculus jaculus isolate mJacJac1 chromosome 1, mJacJac1.mat.Y.cur, whole genome shotgun sequence contains the following coding sequences:
- the Nae1 gene encoding NEDD8-activating enzyme E1 regulatory subunit isoform X2: protein MAQPGKLLKEQKYDRQLRLWGDHGQEALESAHVCLINATATGTEILKNLVLPGIGSFTIIDGNQVSGEDAGNNFFLQRSSIGKNRAQAAMELLQELNSDASGSFVEESPENLLDNDPSFFCRFTVVIATQLPESTLLRLADVLWNSQIPLLICRTYGLVGYMRIIIKEHPVVESHPDNALEDLRLDKPFPELREHFQSYDLDHMEKKDHSHTPWIVIVAKYLAQWYSETNGRIPKTYKEKEDFRDLIRQGILKNENGAPEDEENFEEAIKNVNTALNTTQIPSTVEDIFNDDRCINITKQTPPFWILARALKEFVAKEGQGNLPVRGTIPDMIADSGKYIKLQTIYREKAKKDAAAVGNHVAKLLQTIGQAPESISEKDLKLLCSNSAFLRVVRCRSLAEEYGLDTINKDEIRVSNYQVEEDIGKLKSCLTGFLQEYGLSVMVKDDYVHEFCRYGAAEPHTIAAFLGGAAAQEVIKIITKQFVIFNNTYIYSGMSQTSATFQL from the exons GTTGTGGGGTGATCATGGGCAAGAAGCTTTGGAATCTGCTCATGTTTGTCTAATAAATGCAACAGCTACAGGAACTGAAATTCTTAAAAACTTAGTGTTACCAG GTATTGGATCATTTACAATTATTGATGGAAATCAGGTTAGCGGAGAGGATGCTGGAAACAA tttttttcttcaaagaagcAGTATTGGCAAG aaccgaGCTCAAGCTGCCATGGAGTTGTTACAAGAATTAAATAGCGATGCCTCtggaagttttgtggaagag AGTCCAGAAAATCTTCTAGACAATGATCCTTCATTTTTCTGTAGGTTTACTGTTGTGATTGCAACTCAGCTTCCTGAAAG TACATTGCTACGTTTAGCAGATGTCCTCTGGAATTCCCAAATCCCTCTTTTGATCTGTAGGACCTATGGACTAGTTGGTTATATGAGAATCATTATAAAAGAACATCCAG TAGTAGAATCTCATCCTGATAATGCATTGGAGGATTTACGATTGGATAAGCCATTTCCTGAACTGAGAGAGCATTTTCAGTCTTATGATTTGGATCATATGGAAAAAAAG gaCCATAGCCATACACCATGGATTGTGATTGTAGCTAAATACCTAGCACAGTGGTATAGTGAA ACAAATGGACGAATTCCTAAAACCTATAAAGAAAAAGAGGACTTCAGGGATTTGATTAGACAAG gaATTTTAAAGAACGAGAATGGAGCACCAGAAGATGAAGAGAATTTTGAAGAAGCTATTAAAAATGTGAACACAGCATTAAATACAACTCAG ATCCCAAGCACTGTTGAAGATATATTTAACGATGATCGCTGCATAAATATCACCAAACAG ACACCACCATTTTGGATTTTAGCTCGTGCTTTAAAGGAATTTGTGGCCAAAGAGGGCCAAGGCAACTTACCTGTTCGAGGAACAATTCCTGATATGATTGCAGATTCAGGCAAATATATAAAACTGCAAACTAT TTACcgtgaaaaagcaaagaaagatgcTGCTGCTGTGGGTAACCATGTTGCCAAGCTGCTGCAGACCATTGGCCAG GCACCAGAGTCCATTTCAGAGAAAGACTTAAAATTGCTCT GCAGCAATTCTGCATTTCTTCGAGTGGTAAGATGTCGATCTTTAGCTGAAGAATATGGTTTAGATACAATTAACAAAGATGAAATTA GAGTGTCTAACTATCAAGTTGAAGAAGATATAGGGAAGTTGAAGTCCTGTCTTACTGGCTTCCTTCAGGAATATGGGTTATCTGTAATGGTGAAAGATGATTATGTCCATGAATT TTGTCGATATGGAGCTGCTGAGCCACACACCATTGCTGCATTCTTGGGAG GAGCTGCTGCTCAAGAAGTTATCAAAATAATCACCAaacaatttgtaatttttaataataCTTACATTTATAGTGGAATGTCACAAACTTCAGCAACTTTTCAGTTATAG
- the Nae1 gene encoding NEDD8-activating enzyme E1 regulatory subunit isoform X3, which yields MELLQELNSDASGSFVEESPENLLDNDPSFFCRFTVVIATQLPESTLLRLADVLWNSQIPLLICRTYGLVGYMRIIIKEHPVVESHPDNALEDLRLDKPFPELREHFQSYDLDHMEKKDHSHTPWIVIVAKYLAQWYSETNGRIPKTYKEKEDFRDLIRQGILKNENGAPEDEENFEEAIKNVNTALNTTQIPSTVEDIFNDDRCINITKQTPPFWILARALKEFVAKEGQGNLPVRGTIPDMIADSGKYIKLQTIYREKAKKDAAAVGNHVAKLLQTIGQAPESISEKDLKLLCSNSAFLRVVRCRSLAEEYGLDTINKDEIISSMDNPDSEIVLYLMLRAVDRFHKQHGRYPGVSNYQVEEDIGKLKSCLTGFLQEYGLSVMVKDDYVHEFCRYGAAEPHTIAAFLGGAAAQEVIKIITKQFVIFNNTYIYSGMSQTSATFQL from the exons ATGGAGTTGTTACAAGAATTAAATAGCGATGCCTCtggaagttttgtggaagag AGTCCAGAAAATCTTCTAGACAATGATCCTTCATTTTTCTGTAGGTTTACTGTTGTGATTGCAACTCAGCTTCCTGAAAG TACATTGCTACGTTTAGCAGATGTCCTCTGGAATTCCCAAATCCCTCTTTTGATCTGTAGGACCTATGGACTAGTTGGTTATATGAGAATCATTATAAAAGAACATCCAG TAGTAGAATCTCATCCTGATAATGCATTGGAGGATTTACGATTGGATAAGCCATTTCCTGAACTGAGAGAGCATTTTCAGTCTTATGATTTGGATCATATGGAAAAAAAG gaCCATAGCCATACACCATGGATTGTGATTGTAGCTAAATACCTAGCACAGTGGTATAGTGAA ACAAATGGACGAATTCCTAAAACCTATAAAGAAAAAGAGGACTTCAGGGATTTGATTAGACAAG gaATTTTAAAGAACGAGAATGGAGCACCAGAAGATGAAGAGAATTTTGAAGAAGCTATTAAAAATGTGAACACAGCATTAAATACAACTCAG ATCCCAAGCACTGTTGAAGATATATTTAACGATGATCGCTGCATAAATATCACCAAACAG ACACCACCATTTTGGATTTTAGCTCGTGCTTTAAAGGAATTTGTGGCCAAAGAGGGCCAAGGCAACTTACCTGTTCGAGGAACAATTCCTGATATGATTGCAGATTCAGGCAAATATATAAAACTGCAAACTAT TTACcgtgaaaaagcaaagaaagatgcTGCTGCTGTGGGTAACCATGTTGCCAAGCTGCTGCAGACCATTGGCCAG GCACCAGAGTCCATTTCAGAGAAAGACTTAAAATTGCTCT GCAGCAATTCTGCATTTCTTCGAGTGGTAAGATGTCGATCTTTAGCTGAAGAATATGGTTTAGATACAATTAACAAAGATGAAATTA tttctagCATGGACAATCCAGATAGTGAGATAGTATTGTATTTAATGCTGCGAGCTGTTGATAGATTTCACAAACAACATGGTAGATATCCAG GAGTGTCTAACTATCAAGTTGAAGAAGATATAGGGAAGTTGAAGTCCTGTCTTACTGGCTTCCTTCAGGAATATGGGTTATCTGTAATGGTGAAAGATGATTATGTCCATGAATT TTGTCGATATGGAGCTGCTGAGCCACACACCATTGCTGCATTCTTGGGAG GAGCTGCTGCTCAAGAAGTTATCAAAATAATCACCAaacaatttgtaatttttaataataCTTACATTTATAGTGGAATGTCACAAACTTCAGCAACTTTTCAGTTATAG
- the Nae1 gene encoding NEDD8-activating enzyme E1 regulatory subunit isoform X1: MAQPGKLLKEQKYDRQLRLWGDHGQEALESAHVCLINATATGTEILKNLVLPGIGSFTIIDGNQVSGEDAGNNFFLQRSSIGKNRAQAAMELLQELNSDASGSFVEESPENLLDNDPSFFCRFTVVIATQLPESTLLRLADVLWNSQIPLLICRTYGLVGYMRIIIKEHPVVESHPDNALEDLRLDKPFPELREHFQSYDLDHMEKKDHSHTPWIVIVAKYLAQWYSETNGRIPKTYKEKEDFRDLIRQGILKNENGAPEDEENFEEAIKNVNTALNTTQIPSTVEDIFNDDRCINITKQTPPFWILARALKEFVAKEGQGNLPVRGTIPDMIADSGKYIKLQTIYREKAKKDAAAVGNHVAKLLQTIGQAPESISEKDLKLLCSNSAFLRVVRCRSLAEEYGLDTINKDEIISSMDNPDSEIVLYLMLRAVDRFHKQHGRYPGVSNYQVEEDIGKLKSCLTGFLQEYGLSVMVKDDYVHEFCRYGAAEPHTIAAFLGGAAAQEVIKIITKQFVIFNNTYIYSGMSQTSATFQL, translated from the exons GTTGTGGGGTGATCATGGGCAAGAAGCTTTGGAATCTGCTCATGTTTGTCTAATAAATGCAACAGCTACAGGAACTGAAATTCTTAAAAACTTAGTGTTACCAG GTATTGGATCATTTACAATTATTGATGGAAATCAGGTTAGCGGAGAGGATGCTGGAAACAA tttttttcttcaaagaagcAGTATTGGCAAG aaccgaGCTCAAGCTGCCATGGAGTTGTTACAAGAATTAAATAGCGATGCCTCtggaagttttgtggaagag AGTCCAGAAAATCTTCTAGACAATGATCCTTCATTTTTCTGTAGGTTTACTGTTGTGATTGCAACTCAGCTTCCTGAAAG TACATTGCTACGTTTAGCAGATGTCCTCTGGAATTCCCAAATCCCTCTTTTGATCTGTAGGACCTATGGACTAGTTGGTTATATGAGAATCATTATAAAAGAACATCCAG TAGTAGAATCTCATCCTGATAATGCATTGGAGGATTTACGATTGGATAAGCCATTTCCTGAACTGAGAGAGCATTTTCAGTCTTATGATTTGGATCATATGGAAAAAAAG gaCCATAGCCATACACCATGGATTGTGATTGTAGCTAAATACCTAGCACAGTGGTATAGTGAA ACAAATGGACGAATTCCTAAAACCTATAAAGAAAAAGAGGACTTCAGGGATTTGATTAGACAAG gaATTTTAAAGAACGAGAATGGAGCACCAGAAGATGAAGAGAATTTTGAAGAAGCTATTAAAAATGTGAACACAGCATTAAATACAACTCAG ATCCCAAGCACTGTTGAAGATATATTTAACGATGATCGCTGCATAAATATCACCAAACAG ACACCACCATTTTGGATTTTAGCTCGTGCTTTAAAGGAATTTGTGGCCAAAGAGGGCCAAGGCAACTTACCTGTTCGAGGAACAATTCCTGATATGATTGCAGATTCAGGCAAATATATAAAACTGCAAACTAT TTACcgtgaaaaagcaaagaaagatgcTGCTGCTGTGGGTAACCATGTTGCCAAGCTGCTGCAGACCATTGGCCAG GCACCAGAGTCCATTTCAGAGAAAGACTTAAAATTGCTCT GCAGCAATTCTGCATTTCTTCGAGTGGTAAGATGTCGATCTTTAGCTGAAGAATATGGTTTAGATACAATTAACAAAGATGAAATTA tttctagCATGGACAATCCAGATAGTGAGATAGTATTGTATTTAATGCTGCGAGCTGTTGATAGATTTCACAAACAACATGGTAGATATCCAG GAGTGTCTAACTATCAAGTTGAAGAAGATATAGGGAAGTTGAAGTCCTGTCTTACTGGCTTCCTTCAGGAATATGGGTTATCTGTAATGGTGAAAGATGATTATGTCCATGAATT TTGTCGATATGGAGCTGCTGAGCCACACACCATTGCTGCATTCTTGGGAG GAGCTGCTGCTCAAGAAGTTATCAAAATAATCACCAaacaatttgtaatttttaataataCTTACATTTATAGTGGAATGTCACAAACTTCAGCAACTTTTCAGTTATAG